A single window of Granulicella mallensis MP5ACTX8 DNA harbors:
- a CDS encoding DeoR/GlpR family DNA-binding transcription regulator: MSEITERSRLESIVQMLKINTSASIGEIAETFHVSQMTIRRDLQKLVEAGQVIRIPGGARIENWRGAERSFFERLQKMSHAKRSIGAAASALVHDGESVVLDSGTTTLYVARELRARRNVVVFTFSLAVLEELTSAEDIRVELTGGVYRSSSHDLIGHAVGKSLTSICADTIIFGAAAVSFTRGIMVHDPDAQREMLQAGKRRVLVVDSSKIGTEATYRLCGIEDCDLILTDKDISAEDLARLRQITQVQVAE, translated from the coding sequence ATGAGTGAGATCACAGAACGCTCCCGGCTTGAATCGATCGTTCAAATGTTAAAAATAAACACATCTGCCTCGATCGGTGAGATTGCGGAGACCTTTCACGTGTCGCAGATGACGATTCGGCGTGACCTGCAGAAGCTGGTCGAAGCCGGGCAGGTCATTCGAATTCCCGGTGGGGCGCGGATTGAAAACTGGCGGGGTGCGGAGCGAAGCTTCTTCGAACGCCTGCAGAAGATGTCGCATGCCAAGCGCAGCATCGGCGCGGCAGCCTCCGCACTGGTTCATGATGGGGAGTCCGTGGTTCTCGATTCGGGAACGACCACGCTCTATGTGGCCAGGGAGCTGCGCGCGCGGCGCAATGTTGTTGTCTTCACCTTTTCGCTGGCGGTCCTCGAAGAGCTCACCTCGGCCGAGGATATCCGGGTGGAGCTGACCGGCGGCGTCTATCGTTCGAGCAGCCACGACCTCATTGGGCATGCCGTCGGCAAGAGCCTGACCTCGATCTGCGCGGACACCATTATCTTTGGTGCGGCAGCGGTTTCATTTACGCGCGGCATTATGGTCCACGATCCCGATGCGCAGCGCGAGATGCTGCAGGCGGGCAAGCGGAGAGTGCTGGTCGTCGACAGCAGCAAGATCGGCACCGAGGCCACGTATCGCCTCTGCGGCATTGAGGACTGCGACCTGATCCTGACCGATAAGGACATCTCCGCCGAAGATCTTGCGCGGTTGCGTCAAATTACGCAGGTTCAGGTGG